A genome region from Tepidisphaeraceae bacterium includes the following:
- a CDS encoding HNH endonuclease signature motif containing protein, which produces METLQITREQWKTCVVVPCYEVSDGGRVRDAKSHRVLRSWTTRKGYARITVQKGLACPKNYVVHRLVALTFLGDAGPDMQVAHLNGCPGDNRLQNLRWVTPSENQLHREMHGTSWHRQDRRTKFDQETVGLIRKEMLNGGSVSAIAAKYCVTTYTVWKIHQGCTRRTGDENKALSMDCIDALISACEQRFAPPKDGEDDNAPLADVTYTMIRSARTALNTLRILH; this is translated from the coding sequence ATGGAAACATTGCAGATTACGCGAGAGCAATGGAAGACCTGTGTGGTGGTGCCCTGCTACGAGGTTTCTGATGGGGGCCGGGTTCGCGATGCAAAAAGCCATCGGGTTCTGCGCAGCTGGACAACTAGAAAGGGGTACGCTCGCATCACGGTCCAAAAGGGACTTGCTTGCCCCAAGAACTACGTGGTTCATCGTCTTGTGGCATTGACGTTTCTCGGGGACGCCGGACCAGATATGCAGGTAGCGCATCTCAACGGTTGCCCAGGCGACAACCGTTTGCAAAACCTGAGATGGGTGACACCTTCAGAAAACCAACTGCACCGAGAAATGCATGGCACTAGTTGGCACAGGCAGGACCGGCGAACGAAGTTTGACCAAGAGACCGTGGGTTTAATTCGAAAGGAAATGCTCAACGGCGGTTCCGTCTCGGCGATTGCCGCCAAGTATTGCGTCACAACTTACACGGTTTGGAAAATTCATCAGGGTTGCACGCGGAGGACCGGGGATGAGAACAAGGCGTTATCGATGGATTGTATCGACGCCCTGATTTCGGCTTGCGAGCAACGGTTTGCGCCACCCAAAGATGGCGAGGACGATAATGCGCCTCTGGCAGATGTCACGTACACCATGATCCGGAGCGCCCGAACTGCGCTAAACACGCTGCGAATTCTGCACTAA